The genomic interval TGGGGAAGTCAGAGGTGGAGTTGGTGGATTCCTTGCCAAAGTCTCAAATTTGAAGCTCAATTGAAACCTTCGCAATGGCTTCTTCGACAACCTTCTCATAGATGATGTCAGTGAATTCCTTGTCGGAGTTGTTGTCGATGATGCTCCAAACAACAGGGTGACTTGAAACTGCGGGTGGTAGTTTTCGTTGATTAAGGCAGCGAAGAAGGTGGATTGAGTTAGGTTTTGACGAAGATGGAGAAGGTTCTGGGTGTGAAGCTTCGAGgcagctatcactgatagtagttatcagtgatagcaactAATAGCACATTTGTCAAATTGAAAGCATcactgatagtagctatcagtgATTCATTGATAACAACTTTTAGTAATAGCAACTAATAgcacatttctcaaattgaaagttatcactgataacaaCTATCTATGATAGTAATTGATATcacatttctcaaattgaaattcatcaCTAGTAGCAGTTATAAGTGATATTCGTTGATAGCAGTTATCAGTGGTAGCAACTGATCACTGATAGCAACTCTTAGTGGCTATCAcggatagctgctatcagtgatgactttcaatttaagaaaatcgGAAAGAAGCGAGTGTGGGCTGGGTATGGACTTTTTGgacttttatcattttttgttctatatatgGAATTACTTTTCTCTTGttctataaattataatatttatgggCTAATGGCTATCCATGCAAGTACCCCTTTTAAACctaattattttgtttgaaataaaaagatttgaaataaatatattcaaGACTTTGTGTTTGCATGGTaatcgaaaaagaaaaagaaaattaagaattcACTAATATAGACTTTTAGTatgaattgaaaattagaatatgacaaaaataaataagtcatttatttttaaatcataCGAATCCGTCAAACCGATCATTAGTCAAAAAAGCTTTTTAAGTgaaaataagatttgaaatccaaaaatgattctcaaccaCCAAcgaaatttaattgaaattcatCATAAATTGAAATTCCGACTCAGGAGGTTCCAAACATGTCATAAACGTAATATATTTTCTCTAAACCCTAGAAACTTCACTCATTTAGTTCACTTCAGGCAGACAACCACCACTTTGAATTCTTCTTCTTAGTCTTCTCTTCTctgcatttttcttctttattcttcAAGCACCAACAAGCAGCCTCTGGCCTCCCATCTTCTCCATAGCCGAAGATCCACGCTAATTACGGAACCACTCGCCGATAGGTCCATAGAACCGCCCGATCACCATTGCCACACCAGCTTTCGTGTATTGTAGTGTTGAATGTTTCCCTTCTCTACATTTTTTTGTTCGTTTGGTGAACTCAGAGCAAGATCCACTGTCGTCAAAGTCCACCTCAGCTTAAAAGGCCATAGATCCAATCCAAACTTGGCTGAACTTTTAATAAACCAAAACCGTATAGACTCGAACCGAGTCGGAGCGATTTGGTTCAAAGTCGAAATCGGGGTATATTTGGTTATGATTGGTTCAGTAAGGCTGAAAACCGACATGTTTGGTTCAGTCTATAGTTCTTCCTAGAACCGGACCAAATCAAATTGTGAACATTCTAAAGAACAACTATGATACAAGTGAGGATTTTAGTAAAGATGTTTTAGTAACTTTAATACAAATTAGGGGAAGATTAATTACcattaaatactaaaaaaatcattttactaAAAGTTGATTTCAAGTGTCTCTTAGAAATTaaaacaacttattttataagtttattttttagaaaaagttaTCTTAAGCAATTAACAACACTTCAACTTATTTTTCAAAgataaacacttagaaaaaattaaatcaaacacaCCATGTTCATATACTAGCATTCATTTTAAATCCATTTCAAAGTATAATATggatatattaattgtatatctatcattcaaaatattattcaatCATGGCAATCGtatattgaaaataatatatcaacactcattcaaaaatttcaataacatTATTAATGTATTAGTAGTTTATCAacattcattcaaaattaatttaaggtaTAACATTAATGCATCATAGAttattaatattcattaaaaattaattttaagtataTTATTAGTGTATCAGTAGTATATCAACATTCGTTCTAAAAAACATTTAAGTACAACATTGGTATATTAGTAGTATACTAACATCAATTTCAAGTTCATTTCAGGTATAACATTGGTGAGTCCATAACATATCAGTATTTCATAAAAATACATTTGTTAAACTATATCAGTAGTATATCAACACtagttcaaaattcaatttcaagttTATTTCAAGTCTAATATTGTTCTGTTCAATAATATATCAGTATTTCATAAAAATACATTTGTTCAActatatcaatagtatattaacactcattcaaaattcaatttcaagtaTAATATTCATGTATCAATAGTTTATTAACATTCATTCAAAATGGTTACCAACAGAATGAATACAACAATAATAAATTGATGACAATATACTAAAAAACAATggtctaaaagaaatgattcCATAAATAGTAACATATACCCAGGCTGTTATTgaatgataaatttaatatatatatttgtcatATTTGCAAATTTCAAACCATCATGGTTAGATTTGCAAATTTAATAATATGCTTTGCTAAGCTTGCAATTGCCTctagaaaaatagttttcaggCTTTTGTTTAGCCAAtaattcaagtgtttaattgaGATTAATGAAAGACatagttaaaaaagaaaaacaaatacaaatttaaaaaacgaaAATGATTACATATAGATACAATCAAATGAAAAGCATATAAACTAATCTTACAAGTTACTTGATCTAGCATAAACTTTTGTTATTATTGTTgattcttataatttttttttttttttttttgagaattgTCGATGCATTTATTTCATGTGTTCCTCTTGTATAACTGAGATTTGAATAAACCTACACATATTTAAGAATCAATGCATTAATGATTTTCAAAGTGAATATTTAAGAGTTTACTTGAATCAAATCATAACTTTCATAGGACAttgatttaatgaaatttagaaaagtgtgtaaattgatatacttacgaaagtttatattttatattgatataattgttagtttaaaattttaattgatataacccTGTAGTTTATGGGtacaatttgattttgaaataataaattgctttttatatttagtatataaattgcttctcaacatttaaatttattattttaaaaataaaataattaaaaacatttcTGCCACCTGTTTATTTGAAGATGAGGCGAGCACGACCCCTCACGGGTACTTCCTCAATCATTATCAGTCAAccgtttaaaatttaaaatgtttatcaccgtccattcaaatttaaatacttcttctttcttttttttttttttttacaatataaatttaaatactttttataGCTTTTCTATAatctataaattataatatatataaatagaaaTAAATGGAGTTAAGGAGAatcgttatttttttttattattattttttaactttaccTTTTATATAAATACCTATTTTACTTTTCAATCTTTGGGACACAACACTCTTCGATTAAAATCATGTTTATCAATCCATAAGAAAAATTGGTATAATCGTAATAAGATTTTATGGATAGATCAATCGTAATAGGACGCAATTGCAAACGTAATTGGATTATTTTTAATCATGTTTACTTAGAATGTTAAAAATCACTTCagttcctaaactttcataaaattaataatttagtccatgaactttagtttgtaataatttagtccttaaacttttaattttgtaacattttaatCCCTGAACTATACTATGCAACAGtttagtctttatactttaaaatttgtaataatctAGTCCCTATTGTAGCAATTAGTGTTAAAATGTAATGATATTTTTTGGATAAATAACCGATAAACTAATTAAggattcaatatttttataaaatacaaagtctatatcataaataatagaaattgacatataattttgataaatttgcttaccttagggactaaattgttacaaatttaaaaacacgaggactaaattgttacgtactaaagttcagggactaaatcgttacaaaattgaaattacaaGGACTAAATCGTTGTAAACCAAAATTTaggaattaaattgttactttgaatgaaagtttaggaaccaaaagtattttttaacctaCTTAGAATTATAAATTTGTCACATTTACTGTTATCATTACTGTTTAGGTTAAACAATAACGGTAACACAAAATGGTAACGGTAATAGTAAATGTGACAAATTCATTATTCTCATGTTTTAACAGTAATAATAACGGTAATAGGTAATAGTAATGGTATCAATATTAGCGTAATTTTCAAATGGAATTGGATTGAGGAGTCTTCACTCGTCCATTAAtttgcattattttattatggATTTGAAAATGAGCTCTAGATATTAGTACGAGTACGAAACACAATAAACAACACCAAATGTAATCAAATGGGGCCCATTTTTCAGATTACCATCGATTTATTACGTTTTCCCTAAGATGAATGCGGCCTAAGTGCCATAAATAGATATTAATACAATAGAGGTGTTATTTTGTGTCGACAAGATATGACTTTTGGGTGCAAGTGGTTATATGTCGATTGGTGCTTGTTGATGACTTTCAATATTTAGGGCATGACTCTTCACGTTTAGGTGTCTATTGAGCAATGTTAGGACAATTGAGATGCAATGTGAGATGATAGAATCATGACTATTTATGTGTAGGTGGTGGCCACATATCGTATGGGTGCATTCATTCATTTTATGAATGTAATCCATGTATAAAATAGACAACCTTTTAGAGTTTAGGTGACTGTGTGTTCACTATGAGACTTCAATTTCATCAATCACCTTCCTAAATTTGTTGAACTATATAATTAAATACTTAaatattgtattatataaaaattagaaataacCCGTTGAGTTATGAGTATTGTTACAATATAAACTcatttaaacttaattttgctaattctataaaatttgaaaagtataATCATAATCATTTAAAAGAAACTTAGTTCTTAAATAGATGTTGGAAAGAACTAGCAACctgattaaagaaaaaaaaattgattaaaggaaagaaaagggttcattaacaaaaacaaaaaatcaatataatttGGTCTTAGTTTGAAGATTTGTGGAAGTCTATGAGACAttcatcaaattaaaaattttgatagTGTGATTATAAAACTCCAACTTGTGGAAGCCATGAGACTAattcaacaaattaaatttttgaCAGTGTTGACTACAAAACTCCAATAGTTTAAGAGTTTTGACgactttctatttttcttttttcttttttcctttttttctaattttgaagaCTAAATTAGATCGAGAGAGGCAACCCCTAGAATTGAATCTTGCATACCAATAATGATTAAATtaagagtttagtcgattaaggGTTGTATCTATTTGATCAAGTTAAAATGGtctaataatttttcaaattttcaatgttACGTCTAAGgaattttgatattatttttttagaaaaaaatatatttgatttgttcgatattgtataatataattatgatttttttttttattttattcaaaattaaaaactaagtttgtaattttaaaattttaggctCGGCTTGGTAGCTATTTAAAGCTCATTTAGTAGTCATTtcgttttggtttttggttttttaaaattaagtctatttccttcCCATAATGATGATTTGTAtgtttcttaagtacaatggttgagttcttagccaaattctaaaaacaaaaacaaatttttaaaaactacttttttagttttcaaaagttCTTGTTTTTTGAACCTTTCGTAAAAAATGGTAACAAAAGAacaaatttagaggtgaaagtagtatttgtaaacttaattttcaaaaacaaaaaataaaaaacaaatggttaccaaacgggaccttagttttgagtttttaatatttagtttttgaaaattaaagccTATAAACACCCCCGTTCACGTCTAATGTTCTTGCATTGTCGTTTGccttttaccaatatttttaagaaaccaaatcgaattttgaaaactaaccAAAGTTtttaagtctttttttttttaatttttagaatctATCTAAAAAGTCAACACTTTTAtttagaaagatgcaaatcatggtaaaaaaattaagaataaatagatttaattttcagaagcccaaaactaaaaaccaaaaggTTTTCAAACAGAGATCTACTAACTAAAACACAAATCTCAATGTTTAATGAGATAATAAAATAGCCAAAGAGAGTGTTCATCTCAGTGCAATTGACATGACCTTTCTTACTAGAAGTTGAAGTTTGATCTTCAGTTCCTACAATTGTTGTATATAaacaaaaaagattaaattataaaaattgtctattaactttgtactttgtgtaaaaaatgcccatgaactttcaaaaattttaaaaatactcttCAATTTTTAAACAAAGCTAAAAAAATGCTCTTGTTGTTAGTTTTGAGTGGAAACCATTAAACTTTTACTTCAAAAATACCCCTTAAGTTCCAAAAGTTTCAAATATACCTTTACTtagaaaaaagatttaaaaaaataccttAAATGTTAGTATATTAATAAAAACGGTTAATACCTCATTGCAAAaacaactttaaaataaaaaaaaataaaaaataaaaatgctcATACTATTAATATGATGAtcaaaatttgtttgaagttttcttaagttcagaaaaaacaaattttaaaacaaattatataaatatcatcatcttttttatatcaatactttcatttttctctcaattttccaATTCTTAGCTCTCAACAACAAAAAGTccaagttaaaacataaaattctataaaatctcacaaaattccaaaatcaaaatatccCCTTACAACATTCCAAAAATGATAAATagttaaacaaaataatatatttaattattgaaacACATTCAACTAATAAAGTACAACTTTGTTAAAACATTTAAGTCATAAAATCGCttgatactttttttttattataatccATATATCCTAATTTATACATGCAGTCTTATTTATTTACCTGTTTTagataaataaatgttatacaattaatagaaatgagaataagagagaattaaagaatgatgagagaaaaaaagatggaaaatagaAAAGTAGGATGATATTGATAGCTTTTGTTTATATATcattaaggatatttttgaatttttttaagtttaaaaataattttaaaattttttaaaatttaaaaatatttttgccaTAAAACACTAATagtttatattcaaaattaacgatatttttgattttttttaagtttaagaataattttgaaaattttaaaaattcaagagtaatttttctataaaacaCTTATAGTTTATATCCAAAACTAAGAGTAAGGTTACTTTATAACTGATTTTGAAGgttagtattttaaaaaattttgaaagctTTCAACAGTATTCTCAACCCAAATACAAACTTTAGagatattttgtataatttagaggggaaaaaaacaacaaataaacaataaaataaaaggctCCGCTGGCGCCCTGAGATTTGGTTTGGCCTCACATGTCATTGCCTTCGTCAATCAATACACACAGGCCGAATAAATGGAAAAGTAGAAACACACAAAGCAAAAGGATCACAACGAAGATTCAAGAACACCCACCTGAAAAATTTTTGGTTTGAAACTTTTTTCCACTGATCACCATCTTCGATTGCCTTTCTTCCCCGCAAACCCTTTTCttattttcacttttttcacAACAAAACGCCCCAAAATTTTGCTGTCCATTGCAACTCTCTTATGATTTACCTTTCTATTTTCTGTACCAATGGAAGTTTCTGCTACAAAAAGAAGGCTCCTCAAAGTCATCTTCCTCGGTGACAGTGGGTGAGCTTCATTTGTTCTGTTTTGCCTTTGAATTTCCTTCCAATTTGCTGAATCTGTTTGAACGTACATTGCTGTTTTGTTGAAATTTTCAGAGTTGGGAAGACATCTTTGATGAATCGGTATCCTTTTTCATCTGATGATTGATAATCGCATTTTGTTCTTTACTTAGTTTATGTCAGTGGTGATCTAGCTAAATACTTCAAAGTGTTTGTTGAAATGCCTGAGAGAAATTTTGTTCGTTTTTGTTGTTGTGGACTGTTAACAACTGATTTAGATATGTGTATAAGAAGTTTAATCTACAGTATAAAGCAACGATTGGTGCTGACTTTATGACAAAGGAGCTACAGATTGATGACCAACTTGTCACATTGCAAGTGggtaaaccatagttttttattattattatttgcttTTTAACATTATGATCAGTTAAGCAATTTTTCTGATATTTTAATGTGTTTGAAAAAGGTTTGGGACACAGCAGGGCAGGAAAGGTTTCAGAGTCTAGGGGCTGCATTCTATAGAGGAGCAGATTGCTGTGTTTTTGTCTATGATGTGAATGTGGCCAAATCATTTGAATCACTAAGCAGTTGGCATGAGGAGTTTCTCAAGCAGGTTTGACCTTGTTTATGCatgattgttttatttttcaagtGGCAAAATATTGTACATCTCCTAGATCTGTAGGTTAACAAGTTTAGTTTATGAACTTTTTAAGACTTGTTAAATAGATCATGGACTTATTTGAcataaatttgaacattcaCAGAGCTattaagtgtaaaattaaagattttttagatactttttaaaaattaatgacaggcataaaactaaaaattcatGGACTTTTCAGATACTTTTTATAGTCATCAACCTTAATAGACACAATCCTCAAAGTTTGGggattaaacttataatttgaacATCTTTGTATTATTGTGAAAGTtatgttgttttgaaatttgttaagAGGGTATCGTACTTATTTGTGGGGACCTAAATCAACATGCtatattttcttctttgataaaaggcttttgctatttttgttttctttcacaGAAATACATTCTCTTAAGTTTTTTCCCCAAATGAAACTTCTACTAATGTATTAAGAATACTTTTGGAGTATAAACAGTTTAAAAATTTGTTGTAAAACTTATATTGAAGTCAACATGCTATGCTTTTTCATACTTCTTCAATTATCCTCATTAATTTGCAGTTAGCATGTGTATATGCTTGATCAAATAACCATCAAATACTTTTAAATGGTTTCAACTCAAACTTGTTCTTgataatatattttcctttcgTTATTGATATCTAATTTTCCGCATTGCATTTTTTTCTAATGATGGACAGGCAGGGCTAGCCGATCCAAAACCATTTCCCTTCCTATTATTCGAGAACAAGATTGATGTAGACAATGGATATCACTAGTTTCGGAGAAAGGTATGAAATCCTTACGGCTTGGCTACGTCCATTGTCTACATTGATCTTGTTCTCGAATAATAGGAAGGGAAATGCTTTTGGATCGACTGACCCTGTCTGTTCAACATTAGAAAAATGCAATGTGAAAAACTAGATATCAATAACAGGAGGAAAATATATTATCAAGAACAGGTTTGAGTTGTACAAGCGGTACCTAAAGTCAACCTgctatattttcttttctgatAAAAggtttttgctatttttgttttcttttacaaaATACGTTCCAAGTTTTTTCCCCAAATGAAACTTCTACTAATGTATTAAGAATTCTTAGTATAAACcgtttaaaattttgttgtaaAACTTATACTGAAGGCAACATGCTATACTTTTCATAATTCTTCAACTATCCTCAT from Benincasa hispida cultivar B227 chromosome 10, ASM972705v1, whole genome shotgun sequence carries:
- the LOC120087793 gene encoding ras-related protein Rab7-like, translated to MEVSATKRRLLKVIFLGDSGVGKTSLMNRYVYKKFNLQYKATIGADFMTKELQIDDQLVTLQVWDTAGQERFQSLGAAFYRGADCCVFVYDVNVAKSFESLSSWHEEFLKQAGPADPKAFPFLLLGNKIDVDNGCSRAVSEKRATQWCDSRGNMPYFETSAKEDYNVNEAFLCIAKAALTNEEEQDPYFESISESVSEVETRGGGGCAC